AAGTGAGGGGCTTCGGCCGCCAGAAAGGTCAGGTGGAGCGCTACCGCGGCTCGGAATTCACCGTTGAATTTCTGCAGAAACTGAAAATTGAAGTGGTGGTCGAAGACGACCGGGTCGAAGAGGTGGTCAAGTCAATCGCTGATGCCGCCCGCACCGGCGAAATCGGTGATGGCAAGATCTTCATCAGCCCTGTGGAATCGGTGGTGCGCATCCGCACCGGCGACCGCGACAGCACGGCCCTCTGAGCTCGCAACACCAGACCCCCCGCTCAGAATCGGCCCGTT
This window of the Synechococcus sp. MU1643 genome carries:
- a CDS encoding P-II family nitrogen regulator; translated protein: MKKVEAIIRPFKLEDVKVALVEAGIIGMTVSEVRGFGRQKGQVERYRGSEFTVEFLQKLKIEVVVEDDRVEEVVKSIADAARTGEIGDGKIFISPVESVVRIRTGDRDSTAL